A genomic stretch from Sceloporus undulatus isolate JIND9_A2432 ecotype Alabama chromosome 5, SceUnd_v1.1, whole genome shotgun sequence includes:
- the CDNF gene encoding cerebral dopamine neurotrophic factor — translation MQFPRCILGFLLLAVALFCLAPRSAEAQCEVCQGFLEKFYNSLKEKHSDFSVASIEKELIRSCTNTKGKENRLCYYLGATSDAATKIISEVSRPMSAHVPVTKICEKLKKTDIQICELKYERKIDLTSVDLSKMRVAELKKILDGWGEVCKACFEKTDFVDLIKELAPKHTASTSRADL, via the exons ATGCAGTTCCCCCGTTGCATTTTAGGCTTCTTGTTGCTGGCGGTGGCTCTGTTTTGCCTCGCTCCAAGGAGCGCGGAGGCTCAGTGCGAAG TGTGTCAAGGATTTTTGGAAAAGTTTTACAATTCTTTGAAAGAAAAGCATTCAGATTTTTCTGTGGCTTCCATAGAGAAGGAACTGATCAGGAGTTGCACAAACacgaaaggaaaagaaaaccgcTTG TGCTATTACCTTGGAGCCACAAGCGATGCAGCTACCAAGATCATTAGTGAAGTCAGCCGTCCAATGAGTGCTCATGTACCTGTGACCAAAATCTGTGAGAAGCTCAAGAAAACGGACATTCAGATTTGTGAACTCAAATACG AAAGGAAAATTGACTTAACATCAGTAGACCTCTCTAAGATGAGAGTGGCTGAGCTGAAGAAGATCCTGGATGGCTGGGGGGAAGTGTGCAAAGCATGCTTTGAAAAAACAGACTTTGTGGACCTGATCAAGGAGCTTGCACCAAAACATACGGCTTCAACATCCAGAGCTGACCTTTGA